In Helianthus annuus cultivar XRQ/B chromosome 9, HanXRQr2.0-SUNRISE, whole genome shotgun sequence, the following are encoded in one genomic region:
- the LOC110912202 gene encoding probable receptor-like protein kinase At1g80640 — translation MAINLLSNNNWMIMMMIPIWVFSCLALILVPIDASRAYPPLSSIADPVLPTEKKPPFSQIPTDRQAHSPGVSEIKVIQHEDLNKKILVALIIASTLLAGILLFLFCFWIFKQKHSQPLNTNKNPKTQDSSKGLSLGPILDKFTPRITGRKGSVTDIDYEWLISATNYFHEDNILRVETSGNVYKARFNDHFVAAVKKLHGPEPDAQKGFENEVDWLGKLKHQNIVNLLGYCVHDDTRFLVYEMMHQGSLDSQLHGPTHGTALTWHRRMKVALDIARGLEYLHERCNPPVIHRDLKSSNILLDSNFNAKISNFALATTELHAKNKVKLSGTSGYLAPEYLSEGKLTDKSDVYAFGVVLLELLIGRKPVEKMSPSLFQSIVTWAMPQLTDRSKLPNIVDPVIRDTMDLKHLYQVAAVAVLCVQPEPSYRPLITDVLHSFIPLVPIDLGGSLRA, via the exons ATGGCTATAAATCTTCTTTCAAATAACAACtggatgataatgatgatgattccCATTTGGGTGTTTTCCTGTTTAGCACTAATTTTAGTTCCAATCGACGCTAGCAGAGCATACCCTCCTCTTTCCTCCATTGCTGATCCTGTTCTTCCAACTGAGAAAAAACCTCCATTTTCTCAAATACCCACTGACCGTCAAGCTCATTCTCCAG GGGTGTCAGAAATTAAAGTAATTCAGCATGAGGATTTGAACAAAAAGATTCTTGTTGCCCTCATTATTGCCTCTACTCTCCTTGCTGGAATCTTGCTGTTCTTGTTCTGTTTTTGGATCTTCAAGCAAAAACATTCACAGCCTCTCAACACaaacaaaaacccaaaaacccaag ATTCTTCAAAAGGGTTGTCATTAGGCCCAATTTTGGATAAATTTACTCCAAGAATTACCGGTAGAAAAGGCTCTGTAACTGATATTGACTATGAGTGGTTAATTTCTGCTACAAACTATTTTCATGAAGATAATATCCTCCGTGTGGAAACATCTGGGAATGTTTACAAAGCTCGGTTTAACGATCATTTCGTTGCGGCTGTAAAAAAACTCCATGGTCCAGAACCAGATGCCCAAAAAGGATTTGAG AATGAAGTAGATTGGTTAGGTAAACTCAAGCATCAAAATATTGTAAATCTTTTGGGTTATTGTGTTCATGATGACACAAGGTTTTTGGTCTATGAAATGATGCATCAAGGCTCTTTGGACTCACAATTGCATG GACCAACTCATGGAACCGCATTAACCTGGCATCGAAGAATGAAAGTCGCACTTGATATTGCTCG AGGATTAGAGTATCTTCATGAACGATGCAACCCGCCTGTGATTCATAGAGATCTTAAGTCATCGAACATTTTGCTAGATTCCAATTTCAATGCTAAA ATTTCGAATTTTGCACTTGCTACCACTGAGCTCCATGCGAAGAACAAAGTTAAGCTTTCGGGTACTTCTGGTTATTTGGCTCCGGAATACCTATCCGAAG GTAAACTTACCGATAAAAGTGATGTATATGCATTCGGAGTAGTACTTCTTGAGCTTTTAATCGGTAGAAAACCAGTGGAGAAAATGTCACCGTCTTTATTTCAATCTATTGTCACATGG GCAATGCCGCAGCTAACAGACCGGTCAAAGCTTCCAAACATCGTTGACCCTGTGATTAGAGATACAATGGACCTGAAGCACTTGTATCAA GTTGCTGCTGTAGCCGTACTTTGCGTGCAACCCGAACCAAGTTACAGACCGTTGATTACAGACGTACTACACTCATTCATTCCACTCGTACCCATTGATCTTGGAGGGTCATTAAGAGCTTAA